From the genome of Miscanthus floridulus cultivar M001 chromosome 10, ASM1932011v1, whole genome shotgun sequence, one region includes:
- the LOC136486091 gene encoding uncharacterized protein, with the protein MTYSCGIFKAEDKSLDAAQLRKLDSLINKAKVESSGHHVLDIGCGWGTLAIWLVKKTGCKCTGITLSEEQLNYTKRKVKESGLE; encoded by the exons ATGACGTATTCTTGCGGTATTTTCAAG GCTGAGGACAAGAGCTTAGATGCAGCCCAGCTACGTAAGCTTGACAGTCTCATTAATAAG GCTAAGGTGGAGTCATCAGGGCATCATGTTCTTGACATTGGTTGTGGTTGGGGCACTTTAGCAATATGGTTGGTGAAGAAAACAGGTTGCAAGTGCACAGGAATTACATTATCCGAGGAGCAACTGAACTACACCAAAAGAAAGGTGAAAGAATCTGGATTAGAG TGA